A part of Anolis sagrei isolate rAnoSag1 chromosome 3, rAnoSag1.mat, whole genome shotgun sequence genomic DNA contains:
- the SHLD2 gene encoding shieldin complex subunit 2 isoform X3, with the protein MSEASQIHIFVGAPIIPTLLKKTKEDISSTTASEKWKKLYLSFTKDTSLPCTKKDRCSDQADHQMPKSEALTARFKDEVTPNFGGKSRMANLTDCAVDSPSIKSFSNTNEIGESTGIICHVPGDVSTENQMNHIACKELFKTNEQQSKQSEDNEEDISSMKNNHFDFSLLAPSTSRNINKMKSVEQDDKPPAFQCDHCQPLGQFLKTCCPQIMDKSKIEKPLHLCNSLVISTDTEYLSILTSSQAALISGRHAVGENGIQIQSTEEQGVKLSESGRDHETVIALPDLDELNCRHTYENSLELFDSNSPEKEKLIFKETHFQENVSMSTHHSPDNKPNNNEFCYTEQPKTKTLSFQRDSSAKRSRTFEDISPAIHFRSGNEQRSKKTKSVYSSICPVPQIKEQNILRNKTIQKHSSLLKECICKGQKYTVLVTVLHPCHVKEIQIKSGTKLPSRVPLATVVVFDQSEIQRKVMLWRAAAFWSLTVFPGDIILLTDVILYENSWTGETMLQSTFTSQLLNLGSCSNIHQNEFSHIVAANILQDLLTYVSSKYAYLESLPKRKRQTLNNIQHVLLDQLRPDILVHSVLKIVDLTVLTESTYSFKGETQRKIVITVEQIKDQNYTLVLWGALTALYPQLQRKRDHIWEFKYLFTKHNPFSGELELHTTPWSTLECLFDDDQRAVKFKEKFEKDLKLFMCVTTLATYLEKKCSDQHK; encoded by the exons ATGTCCGAAGCCTCTCAAATTCATATTTTTGTTGGTGCACCCATCATCCCAACTTTATTAAAGAAAACCAAAGAAGATATATCTTCAACAACAGCTTCTGAAAAATGGAAAAAACTCTATCTTTCGTTTACCAAAGACACTTCTTTGCCTTGTACAAAAAAAGACAGATGTTCAGATCAGGCAGACCATCAGATGCCAAAAAGTGAAGCATTGACTGCCCGCTTTAAAGATGAAGTCACACCAAACTTCGGTGGAAAAAGTAGGATGGCAAATTTGACAGACTGTGCAGTTGATTCTCCAAGTATAAAATCCTTTAGCAATACAAATGAGATAGGTGAGTCAACTGGCATCATTTGTCATGTCCCTGGAGATGTAAGTACAGAGAATCAAATGAATCATATTGCCTGTAAGGAGCTTTTCAagacaaatgaacaacaaagcaaACAGTCTGAAGACAATGAAGAAGATATCAGTTCCATGAAGAATAATCACTTTGATTTTTCTCTGTTAGCTCCCAGTACTAGTAGAAATATCAATAAAATGAAGTCTGTGGAACAAGATGATAAGCCACCAGCCTTTCAGTGTGATCATTGCCAGCCCCTGGGTCAATTCCTAAAGACATGTTGCCCACAAATTATGGACAAATCAAAAATTGAAAAACCACTCCATTTATGTAACAGCCTGGTAATATCAACAGACACTGAATACCTTAGTATTCTGACCTCAAGTCAGGCAGCCTTAATTTCAGGAAGACATGCTGTAGGAGAAAATGGAATTCAGATCCAATCTACAGAAGAGCAGGGAGTGAAATTGTCTGAATCTGGTAGGGATCATGAAACAGTAATAGCTCTGCCTGACCTGGATGAATTAAATTGTAGGCATACTTATGAGAACTCTCTTGAACTTTTTGATTCTAATAGTCCTGAAAAAGAGAAGTTAATTTTCAAAGAAACTCACTTTCAGGAAAACGTTAGCATGTCCACACATCATTCACCTGATAATAAACCTAATAATAATGAGTTTTGTTATACTGAACAACCAAAGACGAAAACATTGAGTTTTCAAAGAGACTCGTCTGCAAAAAGGTCCCGAACATTTGAAGATATCTCACCTGCAATTCATTTTAGAAGTGGAAACGAGCAGCGATCAAAGAAAACCAAGTCGGTTTATTCTTCCATATGTCCAGTTCCACAAATTAAGGAGCAGAACATTTTAAGAAACAAAACAATTCAGAAGCACTCATCGTTGCTTAAAGAATGTATCTGCAAAGGCCAAAAATACACTGTCCTCGTCACAGTACTGCACCCATGTCATGTGAAAGAAATACAGATCAAGTCAGGAACTAAATTACCCTCAAGGGTCCCATTAGCCACAGTCGTAGTTTTTGATCAATCAGAAATACAACGGAAGGTGATGTTATGGAGAGCAGCAGCATTTTGGTCACTGACAGTCTTTCCCGGGGACATCATTCTGCTTACAG ATGTCATTCTATATGAGAACTCCTGGACTGGGGAAACAATGCTACAGTCAACCTTTACCAGTCAGTTACTCAATCTTGGAAGCTGCTCAAATATTCATCAAAATGAAT tttCCCATATAGTGGCTGCTAATATTCTCCAGGATTTGCTGACATATGTGTCTTCAAAATATGCCTATCTGGAAAGTCTCCCCAAAAGAAAGAGACAGACTCTGAACAATATTCAACATGTTCTACTTGATCAACTCAGACCAGATATATTGGTGCATTCTGTCCTGAAAATTGTTGACCTCACAGTCCTAACAG AATCGACATACAGTTTCAAGGGAGAAACACAAAGAAAAATTGTTATAACAGTGGAACAAATCAAGGATCAGAACTACACCTTGGTGTTATGGGGGGCTTTAACAGCCCTCTATCCTCAACTTCAAAGGAAAAGAG aTCATATCTGGGAATTTAAATATCTGTTTACTAAACACAATCCTTTCTCTGGTGAAC